In Canis lupus baileyi chromosome 15, mCanLup2.hap1, whole genome shotgun sequence, one genomic interval encodes:
- the GSTK1 gene encoding glutathione S-transferase kappa 1, giving the protein MGPLPRTLELFYDVLSPYSWLGFEVLCRYKNIWNINLQLRPSLIAGIMKDSGNQPPALLPRKAQYLINDIRLLGQHVQVPMQFPKDFFSVILEKGSLSAMRFLTAVNMEHPEMLEKVSRELWMRVWSRDEDITEPQSILAAAEKAGMSTEQAQGLLEKIVTPKVKNKLKENTEAACKYGAFGLPVTVAHLDGQTHMLFGSDRMELLAHLLGEKWMGPVPPAINPKL; this is encoded by the exons ATGGGGCCCCTGCCGCGGACCCTGGAGCTCTTCTACGACGTACTGTCCCCCTACTCCTGGCTGGGCTTCGAG GTCCTGTGCCGGTACAAGAACATCTGGAACATCAACCTGCAGTTGCGCCCCAGCCTCATTGCAGGGATCATGAAAGACAGCG GAAACCAGCCGCCAGCTCTGCTTCCCCGCAAAGCCCAATACCTGATAAATGACATTAGACTCCTAGGACAGCATGTCCAGGTTCCCATGCAGTTCCCCAAGGATTTCTTCTCTGTGATCCTTGAAAAAG GAAGTTTATCAGCCATGAGATTCCTCACTGCTGTGAACATGGAACACCCAGAGATGTTAGAGAAAGTGTCCAGGGAACTATGGATGCGTGTCTGGTCACGG GATGAAGACATCACAGAACCTCAGAGCATCTTAGCT GCTGCAGAGAAGGCTGGCATGTCTACAGAACAAGCCCAGGGACTTCTGGAAAAGATTGTAACACCAAAGGTGAAAAACAAGCTCAAGGAGAACACTGAGGCAGCCTGCAAATATGGG GCCTTTGGGCTGCCAGTCACTGTGGCCCATCTGGATGGCCAAACCCACATGCTATTTGGCTCTGATCGGATGGAGTTGCTGGCACACCTGCTGG GAGAGAAGTGGATGGGCCCGGTGCCTCCAGCTATAAATCCCAAACTTTAA